The proteins below come from a single Triticum aestivum cultivar Chinese Spring chromosome 5D, IWGSC CS RefSeq v2.1, whole genome shotgun sequence genomic window:
- the LOC123121663 gene encoding uncharacterized protein has product MEPEEKPNRPPSRLDCIKYFNALWSCYSPFHQMQNYYRYGVFDNCSSKWRDLVDCLMLRTKSRAEVEEMLMAREKARPHFWTYRTVEEASANWWKMYKHRVMMSSPPKTAGSAAPPPKPAAPKKR; this is encoded by the coding sequence ATGGAGCCCGAAGAGAAGCCCAACCGGCCGCCATCACGGCTGGACTGCATAAAGTACTTCAATGCACTATGGTCCTGCTACTCGCCATTCCACCAGATGCAGAACTATTACCGCTACGGGGTTTTTGACAACTGCTCCAGCAAGTGGCGCGATCTTGTCGACTGTCTCATGCTCAGGACGAAGTCGAGGGCGGAGGTAGAGGAGATGCTCATGGCGCGGGAGAAGGCCAGGCCGCACTTCTGGACCTACCGGACTGTCGAGGAGGCGTCAGCGAACTGGTGGAAGATGTACAAGCACAGGGTGATGATGTCGTCACCGCCAAAGACTGCAGGTTCTGCTGCGCCTCCTCCCAAACCTGCTGCACCGAAGAAGCGTTGA
- the LOC123120591 gene encoding putative cyclin-dependent kinase F-2, which yields MIDGFMAEQYSNLALRAHVPTYGTGQDGLYSYTCPARASPPIPRILEPRPYLPSHVASLTGAGADCTMTGDEHAGKACPARGIRSFRTCRILWIFVEISLGILVIFKNLWVRLRLAEAQPTLTPPSAGTAGTTIMTAARVADIFAMIDVHAAAGTMSGNLVEAICAMINDACHDDDAKDLHSQKGRRRRERDAGIGSTRCYKQMRRLGKGSSGRVVMAQHRDTGQTVALKTIHARGGARRPNVGELLKEACILAACRGHPNLVGLHAVVRDPGTKQYCLVMDYVGPSLFHALDRHVEEHGRAFPEADVRRVMRQLLTGAAAMHERGIIHRDMKTANILIGEEAGGVVKFCDYGLAMPTAKAEPPYGLAGTVPYMAPEMLLEKPEYDEGVDMWSLGCVMAEMLSGEELFSGEKTMGQIGKIFDVLGAPGKKTWQHFESALRADEVRQWRARQREVRRHDRLRELFPEELLSWHGFHVLKGLLTCNPSKRLTAAGALRCPWFKVDGPGTDDASGHGIGGTALARHTA from the coding sequence ATGATCGACGGCTTCATGGCCGAGCAATATTCGAACCTCGCCCTGCGCGCGCACGTACCGACGTACGGCACCGGACAGGACGGCTTATACAGTTATACTTGCCCGGCACGAGCCTCCCCTCCCATCCCACGTATACTTGAACCTCGCCCGTACCTTCCTTCTCACGTAGCCTCGCTTACGGGAGCTGGCGCCGATTGCACCATGACCGGCGACGAGCACGCCGGCAAGGCGTGTCCAGCCCGTGGGATTCGTTCCTTTCGAACCTGCAGAATTCTATGGATCTTCGTCGAAATATCACTGGGAATACTGGTAATCTTCAAGAACCTGTGGGTTCGGTTACGGCTGGCAGAAGCACAGCCCACGCTGACGCCTCCCTCCGCCGGCACCGCCGGCACGACGATCATGACGGCCGCGCGAGTAGCCGACATATTCGCCATGATCGACGTCCACGCCGCCGCGGGGACAATGAGCGGCAATCTGGTCGAGGCAATATGCGCCATGATCAACGATGCCTGCCACGACGACGACGCAAAGGACTTGCATAGCCAGAAAGGGAGAAGGCGGCGCGAGCGCGACGCCGGCATCGGCAGCACCCGCTGCTACAAGCAGATGCGCAGGCTCGGCAAGGGCTCCAGCGGCCGCGTCGTCATGGCGCAGCACCGCGACACCGGCCAGACGGTCGCCCTCAAGACCATCCACGCGCGCGGCGGCGCGAGGCGCCCCAACGTCGGCGAGCTGCTCAAGGAGGCCTGCATCCTGGCCGCGTGCCGCGGGCACCCCAACCTCGTCGGCCTCCACGCCGTCGTGCGCGACCCAGGCACCAAGCAGTACTGCCTCGTCATGGACTACGTCGGGCCCAGCCTGTTCCATGCTCTGGACAGGCACGTGGAAGAGCACGGCCGCGCGTTCCCGGAGGCCGACGTGCGCCGGGTCATGCGGCAGCTGCTCACGGGCGCCGCGGCGATGCACGAGCGCGGCATCATTCACAGGGACATGAAGACTGCAAACATCCTCATCGGAGAAGAAGCCGGCGGCGTCGTGAAATTCTGCGACTACGGGCTGGCGATGCCCACGGCCAAGGCAGAGCCGCCGTACGGGCTGGCCGGGACGGTCCCCTACATGGCGCCAGAGATGCTGCTGGAGAAGCCGGAGTACGACGAGGGCGTCGACATGTGGTCGCTCGGGTGCGTCATGGCAGAGATGCTCTCCGGCGAGGAGTTGTTCAGCGGGGAAAAGACGATGGGCCAGATCGGCAAGATATTCGATGTACTCGGCGCGCCGGGCAAGAAAACGTGGCAGCACTTCGAGTCCGCGCTCCGAGCTGATGAGGTGCGGCAATGGCGGGCACGGCAGCGAGAAGTGCGGCGCCACGACCGGCTGCGGGAGCTGTTCCCGGAGGAGCTGCTGTCGTGGCACGGGTTCCATGTCTTGAAGGGCCTCCTTACCTGCAACCCCAGCAAGAGGCTGACAGCAGCCGGAGCCCTCCGGTGTCCCTGGTTCAAGGTCGACGGCCCTGGAACTGATGATGCTTCCGGTCACGGGATCGGCGGTACGGCATTAGCCAGGCACACTGCATAG
- the LOC123121664 gene encoding AAA-ATPase At4g25835, translating into MEFLSQMWSLLGLLTILQNVLPTQLLSLLHSLWQSLQDSLTPYSYFDVPEFLGSAAVEPNALYRHVQLYLHRSLLLSSPSPPRLTLSLPRSVYGNACAAAAPPSVSLSPNHSVPDAFNGHRAVWTHHADTLQDSLEERRSFSLRLPKRHAAAVLPAYLAHLAAAADSLERSSRARRLHTNAASPRGSASWSSVPFCHPSTFETLALDPDLKARLLADLTAFADGREFYRRTGRPWKRGYLLHGPPGSGKSSLIAAMANHLRYDVFDLELTRVTTNADLRALLIQTTNRSLIVIEDIDCSLHLTGDRGLASTRRHKRRRAAASDDSSDSDDDVMGADNHRGKVTLSGLLNFTDGLWSCCGEERIIVFTTNHVDGIDPALLRPGRMDVHVRLGPCGAHAMRELVERYVGAGVGDQDMLDAAEGCIRDGAEMTPAEVGEVLLRNRDEPETAVTELAAELKARVNAADDLQWEDSAAELSDESPTKKGRKGFGGWEGKVRILGRLRSLTKSDSGRRGV; encoded by the coding sequence ATGGAGTTCTTGTCGCAGATGTGGTCGCTCCTGGGCCTCCTCACCATCCTGCAGAACGTCCTCCCCACGcagctcctctccctcctccactcgCTCTGGCAGTCGCTCCAGGACTCGCTCACGCCCTACTCCTACTTCGACGTGCCGGAGTTCCTCGGCTCCGCCGCCGTCGAGCCCAATGCGCTCTACCGCCACGTCCAGCTCTACCTTCACCGCTCCCTGCTCCTCTCCTCCCCTTCGCCTCCCCGCCTCACGCTCTCGCTGCCGCGCTCCGTCTACGGCAATGCCTGCGCGGCCGCAGCGCCGCCGTCCGTGTCGCTGTCCCCGAACCACTCGGTGCCCGACGCCTTCAACGGCCACCGCGCCGTGTGGACGCACCACGCCGACACGCTCCAGGACTCGCTCGAGGAGCGCCGGTCCTTCTCGCTGCGCCTCCCCAAGAGGCACGCCGCGGCGGTGCTCCCGGCGTACCTGGCGCACCTCGCGGCCGCGGCGGACAGCCTGGAGCGCTCGTCGCGGGCGAGGAGGCTGCACACCAACGCTGCGTCTCCGCGCGGCTCGGCGTCGTGGTCGTCGGTGCCGTTCTGCCACCCGTCCACGTTCGAGACGCTCGCGCTGGACCCGGACCTCAAGGCGCGCCTCCTGGCCGACCTCACGGCGTTCGCCGACGGGAGGGAGTTCTACCGCCGGACTGGGAGGCCGTGGAAGCGCGGGTACCTCCTCCACGGCCCGCCTGGCTCGGGCAAGTCTTCGCTGATCGCCGCCATGGCGAACCACCTCCGGTACGACGTGTTCGACCTCGAGCTCACCCGCGTCACCACCAACGCCGACCTCCGCGCGCTCCTCATCCAGACGACCAATCGCTCGCTCATTGTCATCGAGGACATCGACTGCTCCCTCCACCTCACCGGCGACCGCGGCCTGGCCTCCACGAGGCGGCACAAGAGACGCCGCGCGGCCGCCTCCGATGACTCGTCCGACTCGGACGACGACGTCATGGGCGCCGACAACCACCGCGGGAAGGTGACCCTCTCGGGGCTGCTCAACTTCACCGACGGCCTGTGGTCGTGCTGCGGCGAGGAGCGCATCATCGTGTTCACGACGAACCACGTGGACGGCATCGACCCGGCGCTGCTGCGGCCGGGGAGGATGGACGTGCACGTGCGCCTGGGCCCGTGCGGCGCGCACGCCATGCGCGAGCTGGTGGAGCGGTACGTGGGCGCCGGCGTCGGCGACCAGGACATGCTCGACGCGGCGGAGGGCTGCATACGGGACGGCGCGGAGATGACGCCGGCCGAGGTGGGCGAGGTGCTGCTGAGGAACAGAGACGAGCCGGAGACGGCGGTGACGGAGCTGGCGGCCGAGCTGAAGGCCAGGGTGAACGCGGCCGACGATCTCCAGTGGGAGGACTCGGCGGCGGAGCTCTCCGACGAGTCGCCGACGAAGAAAGGCAGGAAGGGGTTCGGCGGGTGGGAGGGCAAGGTCAGGATCTTGGGGAGGCTTCGGAGCCTCACCAAGTCGGACTCCGGCCGGAGAGGCGTGTAG